Genomic DNA from Thermodesulfovibrionales bacterium:
GTGTCTATCAATTTATCTGGCATGAGTTCTGTGACTGGTATATCGAGATGTCAAAAGAGGCCCTTTACGGCGAGACAGAAGATAAATCCGAGTCCGTTGCGTGTCTCCTCACCGTGCTCGAGAATTCCCTGAGGATGCTCCATCCCTTCATGCCTTTTGTGACCGAAGAGATATGGCAGACGTTGAGGGATTTTGTGAAGGATGCGGGAGAGAGCATCGTCGTGTCTCCCTATCCCGTTGACCTGTCCGAGGACCCGGCGGCGGAAAAGGAGATATCCCAGGTCATTGAGGCCGTCACGGGAATACGGAACATACGGGGAGAAATGAACATATCCCCCGCTCTGGAGGTTACGGTTCGTGTGAAGACCTTTGCCGAGAGTACGACGGAGGTGCTCATGAAGAACCTTGCCCTCATCCGGAGGCTCGCGAAAGCGAGGGACATCGAGGTTGGAAGAGCCCTAGAAAGACCGAAAGGCTCGGCTACTGCCGTGAAAG
This window encodes:
- a CDS encoding class I tRNA ligase family protein, encoding VYQFIWHEFCDWYIEMSKEALYGETEDKSESVACLLTVLENSLRMLHPFMPFVTEEIWQTLRDFVKDAGESIVVSPYPVDLSEDPAAEKEISQVIEAVTGIRNIRGEMNISPALEVTVRVKTFAESTTEVLMKNLALIRRLAKARDIEVGRALERPKGSATAVKDLFEIYVPLEGLLNIAAEIDRLMKEKRKVEESLSLLDKKLRNDDFRKRAPKEIFEKELAKHEELVQRDERLEKGIGRLKEVGVENG